ACACCTGTCACGTCGGTCGTGCCGAAGAAGAACTGCGGCTGGTAGCCGGAGCCGAACGGGGTGTGGCGGCCACCTTCGTCCTTGCCGAGGACGAAGATCTGCGCACGCCCCGTCCGGTACGGCTTCAGCGCACCGGGCTTCACGACCACCTGGCCTCGCACGACATCGTCGCGCTTGACTCCGCGCAGCAGCAGGCCGACGTTCATGCCGGCCCGTGCCTCGACGACGTCCTTGTGAAAGGACTGCACGCCGGTCACGACCACCTGTTCGTCGCCGGCCGCGCTGAGCCCGATGATCTCCAGGCTGTCGCCGACACGGATCACCCCGCGCTCGACGCGGCCGCTCACCACGGTGCCGCGGCCCGTGATGGTGTGCACGCCTTCGACGGGCATCATGAACGGGCCACCGTAGTCGCGCACCGGATCGGGGATGCACGTGTCCAGCGCGTCGACCAGATCGGCAATGCACTGCACATCGGGCCCTTCGAGCTCGCCGCGCTCGGCGGCGGCCAGGGCCTTCAGCGCACTGCCGAAGACGAAGCGCGGATCGCGGTACCCGTGGGCTTCCAGCAGCGCGCCGATCTCCATCTCGATCAGCTGCTCGATGTCGGCGCGGTCGCTTTCGGCCACGAGGTCCATCTTGTTCACGAACACCACCATGTGGCCGACGTTGACCTGGCGCGCCAGCAGCACATGCTCGATGGTCTGCCGTGCGGCGCCCTCGGTGCCGTCCACCAGCAGGATCGCGCCGTCCATCTGCGAGGCGCCGGTGATCATGTTCTTGATGTAGTCGGCATGCCCCGGGCAGTCGATGTGCGCGTAGTGGCGGCTGTGCGATTCGTACTCGACGTGCGAGGCGTTGATCGTGATGCCACGCTCGCGCTCTTCCTTCGCGTTGTCGATCTGACCGTAGGACAGCGCACGACCGCCGAGGCGTGCAGCCTGCACGGAGGTCAGAGCGGCCGTCAGGGTCGTCTTGCCATGGTCGACGTGACCGATGGTTCCGACGTTCACATGAACTTTGTTGTTCATCATTTTTTTCTCCAGTTTGAGAGAGTGAAAAAGCCGATCCGGCCCGCTGGCCAGGCGAAACAGTCGGCGGGTTGCAGGTGCGCGCGCACCAAACTCACGTGTCCGCCAAGCGGACGAAAAAAAACCTGTCGGGCTGACCACCCGACAGGCTTTCTTCTTGCCTGAAGGATGGACCTCCAGGCGCACGAGGGCCTGGAGCTCTACACGAACCACTCCACGGAGGCGCAGCACGGCACTGCGCAGGCAGCACGTGCGGCGAAAGAAAGTTCTCGTTCAAGGCTCATGTCCGAATCTCCAGGTAAGCAGACAAAAAAGAAAAGACCCGGTGGCTCGAGGCCTACCGGGTCTTGTGAAACTCAGGAGGCCGAGCCTCCGGGGGAAAGCTCTAGAAAAGCGGTTCAGCGAAAAACGCGCTCAACGAAGCCGCCGCAGCAGCGGTGCGGGTCTTCGAGTCGGCTTGCGCGTTGGCGAACGGCTTCATGGTGCTGGGCGTGCGGCCGGCTTCGGCCACACGACGATGTTGATTTCTTTGGGGGGCGAAGGCTAACACTGCCGGGGCGGTTCCGCAAGCGCGTCGCCGCTGAACAAGGCGCGGCCTGCGGCGAGGCCGCTCACCAGTTCCATCTGCAGGCGCTGTTCGTCCTGCCGTCGGATGCGCCGCGACAGTTCGGCGATCGCCGCCGCGTCCACGCCCAGCCGCTGCAGCGCGGCTGCGCCCAGCACCATCGCGGATTCGAAGGTCTCGCGCACCTGCACATCGGCGCCGGCGTGGATGAGATCGAGGCTGTGGATGCGGTCCCTGGCGCGCGTGACGACCGGCAGAAGGGGAAACGTCGCCTTCAGCACCTCGGTGATGCGCGTGGCCGCCTCGGGAGCATCGACGCAGACGAGCGCGACGCGGGCCCTGCCGGCGCCGGCGGCACGCAGGATGTCGAGTCGGGTGCCGTCGCCGTAGTAGACATCGAACTTGAGCCCGCGCGCGACTTCGATCATCTCGACGTCGGTGTCGATGATCGAGACGCCATAGCCGCGCGAGAGCAGGAACTGGCTCGCGATCTGACCGACGCGGCCGAACCCGATCAGCAGCGCCGCCTCGGTGACGTCGGGCGGTCCTTCGAAACCGCCGGGTGCCGACGTGCGGCGCCGGCTTCGCGCGATGCGCATGACGGTGGTCGCCAGTGGCGTCAGCACCATCGAGAGGATGACGATGGCGGTCAGCACGGCACTCTGCCGTGCATCGATGATGCCGACGGCCGCCGCAGCCGCGTAGAGCACGAAGGCGAACTCGCCTCCCTGCGCCATGAGCACGGCGCGTTCGAGCGCTTCGTCGCGCGGCGTACGGAACACCCGGGCGACCAGGTAGATCGCCAGCGACTTGAGCAGCATGTACACGGTGACGTGCGCCAGTACCCACGGCCATTGGGCCGCGACCAGGCCGAAGTCGAGCGACATGCCGACAGCCAGGAAGAACAGGCCGAGCAGCACGCCGCGGAACGGCTCGATGTCGACTTCCAGCTGATGGCGATACGACGATTCCGACAGCAGCACACCGGCGACGAACGCGCCCATCGCCATGGAGAGGCCGCTGCGCTCCATGATGCAGGCGGCGCCCAGCACGACCAGCAGCGCCGCTGCCGTCATCACTTCGCGCGCCCTGGCCTTCGCGAGCAGGTCGAACAGCGGGTTCAGCAGCCAGCGGCCCGCCGCGACGAGCCCGGCGATCGCGGCCGCGGCGGCAAGAACCGTACCGAACGCGCCACCTGCCTGCGTCGTCCCCGTGCCCCCGTGCGCCGGCGCGAGCAGGCTCACGACAGCGAGCAGCGGCACGATCATCAGGTCCTCGAGCAGCAGGATCGACACGATCTTCTGTCCGCGCGGCGATGCGAGCCGCCCGCTCTCCTCGAGCATCTGCATGACGATGGCCGTGGAGGTCAGCACGAAGCCCGCCGCAGCGATGAAGGAGATGGCGGCGCGCTCGCCCATGGCCATCCCGGCGGCCGTGAGTGCCGCCGCGCAGACCGCCACCTGCACCGAGCCGAGTTCGAAGATCTGCCGCCGCATGCCCCAGAGCCGTGAGGGGCGCATCTCCAGCCCGACGATGAAGAGGAACATCACGATCCCGAGTTCTGCGAGCTGCAGGATGGCCGAGGGGTCGGTGAAGAGACCCAGGCCGAAAGGCCCGATCGCCAGGCCCGCGGCGACATAGCCGAGCACCGACCCCAGGCCAAGGCGCTTGAACAGCGGCGCGGCGATCACCGCGGCCGCGAGCAGCGTGACGACCGGCAGCAGATCGATGCCATGCCGCGACGCACTCATCCCCGTGGCTTCCGTGGCGATGCTGCTTGCCGGCGGCGCCGTGTCAGATCGTGTTTTCCCACGCCGAATGCTGGTGCAGCTTGAGCATGTCCTCGATCGCCTTGGGCACGACGTTGCGG
This region of Variovorax sp. TBS-050B genomic DNA includes:
- a CDS encoding elongation factor Tu; its protein translation is MMNNKVHVNVGTIGHVDHGKTTLTAALTSVQAARLGGRALSYGQIDNAKEERERGITINASHVEYESHSRHYAHIDCPGHADYIKNMITGASQMDGAILLVDGTEGAARQTIEHVLLARQVNVGHMVVFVNKMDLVAESDRADIEQLIEMEIGALLEAHGYRDPRFVFGSALKALAAAERGELEGPDVQCIADLVDALDTCIPDPVRDYGGPFMMPVEGVHTITGRGTVVSGRVERGVIRVGDSLEIIGLSAAGDEQVVVTGVQSFHKDVVEARAGMNVGLLLRGVKRDDVVRGQVVVKPGALKPYRTGRAQIFVLGKDEGGRHTPFGSGYQPQFFFGTTDVTGVIRVETETGLVEPGAQAQISFELNKPVAIEAGMRFAMREGGKTVGAGVVTALIG
- a CDS encoding monovalent cation:proton antiporter-2 (CPA2) family protein; its protein translation is MSASRHGIDLLPVVTLLAAAVIAAPLFKRLGLGSVLGYVAAGLAIGPFGLGLFTDPSAILQLAELGIVMFLFIVGLEMRPSRLWGMRRQIFELGSVQVAVCAAALTAAGMAMGERAAISFIAAAGFVLTSTAIVMQMLEESGRLASPRGQKIVSILLLEDLMIVPLLAVVSLLAPAHGGTGTTQAGGAFGTVLAAAAAIAGLVAAGRWLLNPLFDLLAKARAREVMTAAALLVVLGAACIMERSGLSMAMGAFVAGVLLSESSYRHQLEVDIEPFRGVLLGLFFLAVGMSLDFGLVAAQWPWVLAHVTVYMLLKSLAIYLVARVFRTPRDEALERAVLMAQGGEFAFVLYAAAAAVGIIDARQSAVLTAIVILSMVLTPLATTVMRIARSRRRTSAPGGFEGPPDVTEAALLIGFGRVGQIASQFLLSRGYGVSIIDTDVEMIEVARGLKFDVYYGDGTRLDILRAAGAGRARVALVCVDAPEAATRITEVLKATFPLLPVVTRARDRIHSLDLIHAGADVQVRETFESAMVLGAAALQRLGVDAAAIAELSRRIRRQDEQRLQMELVSGLAAGRALFSGDALAEPPRQC